The Nitrospira sp. region GGCTAGATCGGAGGTACTCGGGTCCAAGAGCGCTTTATGATCGGCGAAGGGGATATAGTTGAAGACGACTCGGTTGTTGTCTTTATCATAGGCACCCCAGCCGCCGTCGGATCCCTGCATCGCCAAGACCCAGCGCATCCCGCGGCCAATAGACTCGTTCAGCTCGTCCTCATGACCGGGAATCTTCAATTTAGAGAGCGCCATGATGACCACAGCGGAATCGTCAACATCCGGATACGATTCATTCTCAAACTGAAAGTACCATCCACCTGGCTCCGCGTTCGGTGAGGAGATGATCCAGTCACCGACAGCCTTGGTTTGCCGGGACATAAGATACCGGCCTGCTTTTTGGAGCGCAGGATGATCCTGCGGCACTCCCGCTTCAACCAGCGCATTCATAAGCAACGCCGTATCCCAAACGGGAGAAAAACAGGGCTGGAGATGGAGCGTGGGAACGGACTCACCATCGACCATCGTGGAATCGTAGACTTCCAACGCCTCGATCTCGCGAAGCGCCTTGACGACCAGGGGATCATTGGCATCGTACCCTAAGCATTGGAGTGCCATGATGGAGTTAGCCATCGCCGGATAGATGGCACCGAGTCCGCCGTCCCCTTTAAGGTGATCCACCATCCAGCAAGCAGCTTTGTGCAGGGCTTTTTCCCGTAACGCCCGCATGGGCATCCGATCATACAGCTTCAGCATCACATCTAATGCCACGAAAAAGTTATGCGGGGTGAACCAGGCCTGATCCTTGTTGAACGGAGGGTATTTCCAATAGCGAACCTCCAGGCGCGGGATGGGGTACAACTCATCGATACCTTGTTCACATGGGATCCGGCAGACCGGGCGATGCGCAAATACAATGAGTAAGGGAATCAGCACGGCCCGGGACCAATAGGAGATCGCATAGATACTGAAGTAGAACTTTTTCGGCAACAACATCAGTTCGACGGGCATATGGGGAACACCTTCCCAATCATACTGATCGAACAGAGCCAGCGTAATTTTGGTAAACACGTTGGCTTGCAGAACACCACCCATGGCCAGAATCCGTTCTTTTGCCCGCACCATGAACGGTTCGTCCGCCG contains the following coding sequences:
- the shc gene encoding squalene--hopene cyclase; this encodes MNIIKALFNRLSDSLLSTVQGRLDPATELTPGASLRLVSDKPVILASLDSSAARRPIGHAVSQPDAVDDAIRRSQSWFFNRQHAEGYWVAELEADTTLTSEYVMLRRFLDRVDPDREVKAVRYLQATQLQDGGWPIYYGGPAEISASVKAYFALKLCGVSADEPFMVRAKERILAMGGVLQANVFTKITLALFDQYDWEGVPHMPVELMLLPKKFYFSIYAISYWSRAVLIPLLIVFAHRPVCRIPCEQGIDELYPIPRLEVRYWKYPPFNKDQAWFTPHNFFVALDVMLKLYDRMPMRALREKALHKAACWMVDHLKGDGGLGAIYPAMANSIMALQCLGYDANDPLVVKALREIEALEVYDSTMVDGESVPTLHLQPCFSPVWDTALLMNALVEAGVPQDHPALQKAGRYLMSRQTKAVGDWIISSPNAEPGGWYFQFENESYPDVDDSAVVIMALSKLKIPGHEDELNESIGRGMRWVLAMQGSDGGWGAYDKDNNRVVFNYIPFADHKALLDPSTSDLAGRCLEMLGALGYDMTHPAAGPALAFLKKEQEEDGSWYGRWGVNYIYGTWSVLAGLRAIGEDLSAPYIRRAVTWLESKQNPDGGWGESCLSYRDDSEVHGKGESTASQTAWALMALMSADAVDSFSVARGVQFLLRWQMKDGSWEEISHTGTGFPRVFYLRYHWYCQYFPLWALAMYRNLRSRGKIRADELRHHIQGTDLYRSKH